From Nicotiana tabacum cultivar K326 chromosome 15, ASM71507v2, whole genome shotgun sequence, the proteins below share one genomic window:
- the LOC107784121 gene encoding 3-isopropylmalate dehydrogenase 2, chloroplastic-like, with the protein MAASLQFTATPLNQLQFHSKTLPKHTAKWSTIRCSAASPTKSYNITLLPGDGIGPEVISVAKNALQLVASLEGFNIGFEEMHVGGAALDAVGVPLPDETLNSAKKSDAILLGAIGGYKWDNNERHLRPEMALLHLRGALKVFANLRPATVLPQLVDASTLKKEVAEGVDLMVVRELTGGIYFGEPRGIKTNENGQEIGFNTEVYAAYEIERIARIAFETARKRRGKLCSVDKANVLEASTLWRKKVTALASEYPDVELSHMYVDNAAMQLVRNPKQFDTILTNNIFGDILSDEASMITGSIGMLPSASLGETGPGLFEPIHGSAPDIAGQDKANPLATVLSAAMLLKYGLGEEKAAQRIEAAVLDTLNRGFRTGDIHSAGHKLVGCKEMGEEVLKSIDSKTPAAV; encoded by the exons ATGGCGGCTTCGTTACAATTCACTGCAACTCCTCTCAACCAACTCCAATTTCATTCGAAAACTCTGCCCAAACACACCGCTAAATGGAGTACTATTCGCTGTTCCGCGGCCTCACCAACCAAAAGCTACAACATCACTCTTCTCCCCGGCGATGGTATTGGACCTGAAGTTATTTCTGTTGCCAAAAATGCCCTCCAACTCGTCGCTTCCCTTGAAG GATTTAATATTGGGTTCGAAGAGATGCATGTGGGAGGGGCTGCCTTGGATGCTGTTGGAGTGCCATTGCCTGATGAGACTCTCAATTCTGCAAAGAAATCTGATGCTATTCTTCTTGGAGCAATTGGAGG GTATAAATGGGACAATAATGAAAGACATTTGAGGCCCGAGATGGCATTGCTTCACCTTCGAGGAGCCTTGAAGGTGTTTGCTAACTTGAGACCAGCCACTGTTTTACCACAG TTAGTTGATGCTTCAACTTTGAAGAAAGAAGTTGCTGAAGGTGTAGACCTGATGGTTGTTAGGGAACTTACAGGAG GTATTTATTTTGGTGAACCAAGAGGTATCAAAACTAATGAAAATGGCCAGGAAATAGGTTTCAACACTGAAGTGTATGCAGCATATGAG ATCGAAAGAATTGCACGTATTGCATTTGAAACTGCAAGGAAGCGTCGAGGAAAACTCTGTAGCGTGGATAAAGCAAATGTTTTGGAG GCCTCTACGCTTTGGAGGAAGAAAGTTACAGCACTAGCCTCAGAGTATCCTGATGTAGAGCTCTCTCACATGTATGTTGATAATGCAGCCATGCAACTTGTTCGCAACCCGAAGCAg TTTGATACAATTTTGACAAACAACATATTTGGTGATATCCTGTCCGATGAAGCATCAATGATTACAGGAAGTATCGGGATGCTTCCTTCTGCCAGTCTTGGTGAAACG GGACCTGGATTATTTGAACCTATACATGGTTCTGCTCCTGATATTGCTGGGCAG GATAAAGCAAACCCCTTAGCTACAGTGCTCAGTGCTGCTATGCTTTTGAAATATGGCCTAGGTGAGGAGAAGGCTGCTCAGAGAATTGAAGCAGCTGTTTTGGACACCTTAAATCGAGGATTTCGTACCGGTGACATTCACTCTGCAGGACAT AAATTGGTGGGGTGCAAGGAAATGGGTGAAGAAGTGCTCAAGTCTATTGACAGCAAAACTCCTGCTGCTGTTTAA